In Solirubrobacterales bacterium, one genomic interval encodes:
- a CDS encoding cob(I)yrinic acid a,c-diamide adenosyltransferase: MVKIYTKKGDDGTTSLWYGGRVEKSGLRTDAYGTVDEACAALGVARSLCGPDQAELAADILGLQDELFIAGAELATAPDAAERRLVDGISRVTAEMTDDLDAKIDRYMDRVDLPPQFVIPGGNQLSAQLDVARTLVRRAERKVVAIKLADELASEEVLRFLNRASDYCFAMSRFADVDDPVLFEGKRREKPWTPRD; encoded by the coding sequence ATGGTCAAGATCTATACGAAGAAGGGTGACGACGGGACGACCAGCCTCTGGTACGGGGGCCGGGTCGAGAAGTCGGGCCTGCGGACGGATGCCTACGGGACGGTGGATGAAGCCTGTGCGGCGCTCGGGGTGGCCCGCTCGCTCTGTGGCCCCGACCAGGCGGAACTTGCGGCCGACATCCTCGGCCTCCAGGACGAGCTGTTCATCGCCGGGGCGGAGCTGGCGACCGCCCCGGACGCGGCCGAGCGGCGGCTGGTGGACGGCATCAGCCGGGTGACCGCCGAGATGACCGATGATCTGGACGCGAAGATAGACAGGTACATGGACCGGGTGGATCTGCCGCCCCAGTTCGTGATTCCGGGTGGCAACCAGCTTTCCGCCCAGCTCGATGTGGCCCGCACCCTGGTCCGCCGGGCCGAACGCAAGGTGGTCGCGATCAAGCTGGCCGACGAGCTCGCTTCGGAGGAGGTGCTCCGCTTCCTCAACCGGGCCTCCGATTACTGCTTTGCGATGTCCAGGTTCGCCGATGTGGACGATCCGGTTCTGTTTGAAGGCAAGCGAAGGGAGAAGCCGTGGACCCCGCGCGACTGA
- a CDS encoding OsmC family protein, giving the protein MDPARLIHRDQFVATVDDGAGHTVTFDEPVSHGGTDTAPSPTGILASALTACTILTLKMYADRKGWDIEGVGVEVDTEWDGPRPSGYRVRLEFPEHLDEDQVKRLKVIAGKCPVHRTLANPIPVAVD; this is encoded by the coding sequence GTGGACCCCGCGCGACTGATTCACCGTGACCAGTTCGTGGCGACGGTTGATGACGGCGCCGGCCACACGGTTACCTTCGATGAACCGGTTAGCCACGGTGGCACCGATACCGCCCCCAGCCCGACCGGCATCCTTGCGTCGGCCCTCACCGCGTGCACGATCCTCACCTTGAAGATGTACGCCGACCGCAAGGGCTGGGACATCGAGGGAGTCGGAGTCGAGGTGGACACCGAGTGGGACGGACCGCGTCCCTCCGGCTACCGGGTCCGGCTCGAGTTCCCGGAACATCTCGACGAGGATCAGGTCAAGCGGCTCAAGGTGATCGCGGGCAAGTGCCCGGTCCACCGGACGCTGGCCAACCCGATCCCGGTTGCGGTGGACTGA
- a CDS encoding SDR family oxidoreductase, whose protein sequence is MDLGLKGRVCAVTGASGGIGLEVTRQLCDEGARVLMISRDLEELKAMAEVVSAEGGDVDVLMLDVTDDSAGEHLLASAQRQVGEIDVLVNNAGSAAWRSLEQPTPEDFRYQFELSVIGPLNLMRATLPGMAERGWGRVVNVSSTAGKRPSAMMPDYSVGKAAMLSLSRQFADHYAADGVTVNAICPGPTASELWMKPGGLLDQSRAGSDASREEALAEVGARRPVGRLGTPEEVAAAIAFLCSAQAGYVTGAAWSVDGGAVPVII, encoded by the coding sequence GTGGATCTCGGACTGAAGGGACGAGTCTGCGCGGTGACCGGGGCCTCCGGCGGAATCGGCCTCGAAGTGACCAGGCAGCTCTGCGACGAAGGCGCCCGGGTGCTGATGATCTCGCGTGATCTCGAGGAGCTGAAGGCCATGGCCGAGGTGGTCAGTGCCGAAGGCGGCGACGTCGACGTACTGATGCTGGACGTCACCGACGACTCGGCCGGGGAACACCTCCTTGCCTCGGCCCAGCGACAGGTCGGCGAGATCGATGTGCTGGTCAACAACGCCGGCTCGGCCGCCTGGCGATCGCTTGAGCAACCGACCCCGGAGGACTTCCGCTACCAGTTCGAGCTCAGCGTGATCGGCCCGCTCAACCTGATGCGGGCCACGCTTCCCGGGATGGCCGAACGAGGCTGGGGCCGGGTGGTGAACGTCTCCTCGACCGCCGGCAAGCGACCCTCGGCGATGATGCCGGACTACTCGGTCGGCAAGGCGGCAATGCTCTCGCTGTCTCGCCAGTTCGCCGACCACTACGCCGCGGACGGAGTGACCGTGAACGCGATCTGCCCGGGACCGACCGCCTCGGAACTCTGGATGAAGCCGGGTGGTCTGCTGGACCAGTCCCGCGCGGGGTCCGACGCCAGCCGCGAGGAGGCTCTGGCCGAGGTGGGAGCCAGGCGTCCGGTCGGCCGCCTCGGCACCCCGGAGGAAGTCGCGGCCGCGATCGCCTTTCTCTGCTCGGCCCAGGCCGGCTACGTGACCGGAGCCGCCTGGAGCGTGGACGGCGGAGCCGTTCCGGTGATCATCTGA
- a CDS encoding CoA pyrophosphatase has product MEKRPDFDSLDLGAALIDGREAAGMKTHGRLEAAVLIPVAGWPERPAITFTERRDDLRHHAGEISFPGGVREPADRDLSATALRESMEEISLAAERVEVVGALPPVGTFVTSFRVQPFVGLVSGDDPLVANPDEVAAILNFGVDDLVEAYGMRRLVRRGVPIRTPTFQMDRHLIWGATARILTEFLNRIGALR; this is encoded by the coding sequence GTGGAGAAGCGTCCGGACTTCGACTCGCTCGATCTCGGTGCTGCCCTGATCGACGGGCGAGAGGCGGCCGGAATGAAGACCCACGGCAGGCTCGAGGCCGCAGTGCTGATCCCGGTTGCCGGGTGGCCCGAGCGCCCTGCGATCACCTTCACCGAGCGTCGGGACGACCTCCGCCACCACGCCGGCGAGATCTCCTTTCCGGGCGGGGTGCGCGAACCGGCCGATCGGGACCTGTCCGCCACGGCCCTGCGGGAGTCGATGGAGGAGATCAGCCTGGCCGCCGAGCGGGTAGAGGTGGTCGGGGCGCTGCCCCCGGTCGGAACCTTCGTCACCTCTTTCCGGGTTCAGCCGTTTGTGGGACTGGTTTCGGGAGACGATCCGTTGGTCGCCAACCCGGACGAGGTCGCCGCGATCCTCAACTTCGGGGTGGACGATCTGGTCGAGGCCTACGGGATGCGCCGGCTGGTTCGTCGCGGGGTGCCGATCCGAACCCCGACCTTCCAGATGGACCGGCATCTGATCTGGGGGGCGACCGCCCGGATTCTGACCGAGTTCCTGAACCGGATCGGCGCCCTCCGCTAG
- a CDS encoding excinuclease ABC subunit UvrA, translating into MRTDSSQRPASTRSAPDGHDLIRVVGSRVNNLKDVGVELPKRRLTAFTGVSGSGKSSLVFGTIAAESQRLINETYSAFLQSMMPSMARPDVDLLGGLTTAIIVDQERLGADARSTVGTVTDTNAMLRILFSRLGSPRLDSPQAFSFNVASVAASGMIKKGEGKAERVSFTRTGGMCLGCEGRGQVSDFDLTALYDADRSLNEGAITVPGYSMDGWYGRIYRGCGYFDPDKPIRKFTKKELNDLLHREPTRIKVDGVNLTYSGLIPQIRKSMLAKDREAMQPHVGRFVDRAVVFTDCPECGGTRLSEEARSSRIGGRSIADLCAIEITDLHDWVTGLDEPSVAPLLGSLGDTLGSFVEIGLGYLSLERSSGSLSGGEAQRVKMIRHLGSSLTDVTYIFDEPTIGLHPHDIRRMNDLLLELRDKGNTVLVVEHKPEMVEIADHVVDLGPGAGSGGGEIVFEGTVEGLKESDTLTGRHFADRTVIKDEVRDHSGTLEIRGADLNNLQRVDVNIPLGLLVAVTGVAGSGKSSLVEGSVAGRDGVVSVDQTGIRGSRRSNPATYTKLLDPIRKAFAKANGVKPGLFSANSEGACPACNGAGVIYTDLGLMAGSSTPCEECGGKRFQPSVLELQFGRRDISEVLAMSVDEAGEFFGGEDARVPAAGKILARLADVGLGYLTIGQPLTTLSGGERQRLKLATHMGEKGGIFILDEPTTGLHLADVEQLLGLLDRLVDSGKSVIVIEHHQAVMAHADWIIDLGPGAGHDGGRVVFEGTPAELVAARSTVTGEHLARYSAG; encoded by the coding sequence ATGCGTACCGATTCATCACAGCGACCCGCGAGTACACGTTCGGCCCCTGACGGCCATGACCTGATTCGGGTTGTCGGGTCCCGGGTCAACAACCTGAAGGACGTCGGCGTCGAGTTGCCCAAGCGACGGCTGACCGCATTCACCGGAGTTTCCGGTTCGGGCAAGAGTTCGCTTGTGTTCGGCACGATCGCCGCCGAGTCCCAGCGGCTGATCAACGAGACCTACAGCGCTTTTCTGCAAAGCATGATGCCGAGTATGGCTCGGCCTGACGTGGATCTGCTGGGCGGCCTGACCACCGCGATCATCGTCGACCAGGAACGGCTCGGGGCCGACGCCCGCTCGACCGTAGGCACGGTCACCGACACCAACGCGATGCTGCGCATCCTGTTCAGTCGGCTCGGCTCTCCACGACTCGATTCGCCCCAGGCCTTCTCCTTCAACGTGGCGTCGGTCGCGGCCTCCGGCATGATCAAGAAGGGCGAGGGCAAGGCGGAACGGGTCTCCTTCACCCGGACCGGAGGAATGTGCCTCGGCTGCGAGGGCCGCGGGCAGGTGTCCGACTTCGACCTGACCGCCCTGTACGACGCAGACCGGTCCCTGAACGAAGGGGCGATCACCGTTCCCGGCTACAGCATGGACGGCTGGTACGGGCGGATCTACCGGGGCTGCGGCTACTTCGACCCGGACAAGCCGATCCGGAAGTTCACGAAGAAGGAGTTGAACGATCTGCTCCACCGGGAGCCGACCAGGATCAAGGTCGACGGCGTGAACCTGACCTACTCCGGGCTGATCCCGCAGATCCGAAAGTCGATGCTCGCCAAGGATCGGGAGGCGATGCAGCCCCATGTCGGTCGGTTCGTCGACCGGGCCGTGGTTTTCACCGACTGCCCCGAATGCGGCGGCACCCGGCTGAGCGAGGAGGCCCGTTCCTCCAGGATCGGCGGCAGGAGCATCGCCGATCTCTGTGCGATTGAGATCACCGATCTCCACGACTGGGTGACCGGGCTGGATGAACCCTCGGTGGCACCGCTGCTCGGTTCGCTCGGAGACACCCTCGGTTCATTTGTCGAGATCGGCCTCGGATACCTCTCGCTTGAGCGGTCCTCCGGGTCGCTGTCCGGGGGAGAGGCCCAGCGGGTGAAGATGATCCGTCACCTCGGCTCCTCACTCACCGATGTGACCTACATCTTCGACGAGCCGACGATCGGACTCCACCCCCACGACATCCGGCGGATGAACGACCTGTTGCTCGAACTTCGGGACAAGGGCAACACGGTGCTCGTGGTGGAGCACAAGCCCGAGATGGTGGAGATTGCCGATCACGTGGTGGACCTGGGTCCGGGCGCCGGCTCGGGCGGAGGCGAAATCGTCTTCGAGGGAACGGTCGAGGGTCTGAAGGAGAGCGACACCCTGACCGGACGGCACTTCGCCGACCGGACCGTGATCAAGGACGAGGTTCGGGATCACTCGGGAACCCTGGAGATTCGCGGCGCCGACCTCAACAATCTGCAACGGGTGGATGTGAACATCCCGCTCGGGCTGCTCGTGGCCGTGACCGGGGTGGCCGGTTCCGGGAAGAGTTCGCTGGTCGAGGGTTCGGTCGCGGGGCGGGATGGAGTTGTGTCGGTGGACCAGACCGGAATCCGGGGTTCGCGTCGCAGCAATCCGGCCACCTACACCAAACTGCTCGATCCGATCCGCAAGGCCTTCGCCAAGGCGAACGGCGTCAAGCCCGGACTGTTCAGCGCCAACTCGGAGGGTGCCTGCCCCGCCTGCAACGGTGCCGGAGTGATCTACACCGACCTCGGCCTGATGGCCGGGTCGTCGACTCCCTGTGAGGAGTGCGGCGGAAAGCGGTTCCAGCCGTCGGTACTGGAGCTTCAGTTCGGGCGGCGGGACATCAGCGAGGTTCTGGCGATGTCGGTCGACGAAGCCGGAGAGTTCTTCGGCGGGGAGGACGCCCGGGTCCCGGCGGCCGGGAAGATCCTGGCGCGTCTCGCGGATGTCGGCCTCGGGTACCTGACGATCGGCCAGCCGCTGACCACGCTTTCCGGCGGGGAGCGCCAGCGCCTCAAGCTGGCCACCCACATGGGGGAGAAGGGCGGAATCTTCATCCTCGACGAACCGACCACGGGCCTTCACCTGGCGGACGTCGAACAGCTGCTCGGGTTGCTCGACAGGCTGGTTGATTCGGGCAAGTCGGTGATCGTGATCGAGCACCATCAGGCGGTGATGGCTCACGCCGACTGGATCATCGATCTCGGGCCCGGGGCAGGCCACGACGGCGGCCGGGTGGTCTTCGAAGGCACTCCGGCCGAGCTGGTGGCAGCCCGTTCCACCGTCACCGGCGAACACCTCGCCCGGTACTCGGCGGGCTAG
- a CDS encoding VOC family protein, whose translation MDIKIQSSFLPQNDPEAAIGFYRDILGFEVRNDVGKGGMRWITVGPPNQPDTSVVLHPPEASPGITDDERRMIAEMMAKGTFAMLVLTTDDVDGAFDQIQDRGGEVVQEPTDQPYGLRDCAFRDPSGNLVRLNQS comes from the coding sequence ATGGACATCAAGATTCAATCCAGCTTCCTTCCCCAGAACGATCCCGAGGCAGCGATCGGGTTCTACCGCGACATTCTCGGATTCGAGGTGAGAAACGACGTCGGCAAGGGCGGCATGCGCTGGATCACGGTGGGGCCACCGAATCAACCAGACACATCCGTCGTGCTTCATCCGCCGGAAGCCAGTCCCGGGATCACCGATGACGAAAGGCGAATGATCGCCGAGATGATGGCCAAGGGAACCTTCGCCATGCTGGTGCTCACAACGGACGACGTGGACGGGGCCTTCGATCAGATTCAGGACAGGGGAGGGGAGGTCGTCCAGGAACCGACCGACCAGCCTTACGGTCTGCGGGACTGTGCCTTCCGCGATCCGTCCGGCAACCTCGTCCGCCTCAACCAGTCCTGA
- a CDS encoding helix-turn-helix transcriptional regulator, with the protein MSSEPDPTRLADLVRLRRVRDRIDREYARPLDVEALARHAHMSAGHFSRSFRAAFGESPYSYLMTRRIERAMALLRRGDLTATEVCFEVGCSSLGTFTTRFTELVGISPGVYRREATAGKVEAGIPACVEKQVSRPVRNREVTRPASG; encoded by the coding sequence GTGTCCTCAGAGCCCGATCCGACCCGACTTGCGGACCTGGTTCGGTTGCGCCGGGTCCGGGACCGGATCGACCGTGAGTACGCCCGGCCGCTCGACGTGGAGGCGCTGGCCCGCCACGCCCACATGTCTGCAGGTCATTTCAGCCGCAGTTTCCGGGCTGCCTTCGGCGAGTCGCCTTACAGCTACCTGATGACCCGCCGGATTGAACGGGCGATGGCACTGCTCCGCCGCGGTGACCTCACCGCCACTGAGGTCTGCTTCGAGGTCGGTTGCTCATCGCTCGGCACCTTCACCACCCGTTTCACCGAGCTGGTCGGGATCTCGCCGGGGGTCTACCGCCGGGAGGCCACCGCGGGAAAGGTCGAAGCGGGGATTCCCGCCTGTGTCGAAAAGCAGGTCTCCAGACCGGTCAGGAATCGAGAAGTCACCAGGCCGGCGAGCGGCTAG
- a CDS encoding sulfurtransferase gives MSYANDVLVSTEWVAEHLGDDSIRIVEVDENPALYAEAHIPGAIGFDWKTDLQDQVKRDFLGAEDFGRLFGEKGISNDHTVVLYGDRNNWFAAYTYWYLRYYGHDNVKLVNGPREKWIAEGRETTTEVPNYPATTLTAREGDASIRAKRDEVLASLGNGTSLVDVRSPQEYSGELIAMAGYEQEGAQRGGHIPGAASVPWSQAVQEDGTFKSAEELRELYGGKGVTREGGGPIIAYCRIGERSAHTWFVLSELLGESDVKNYDGSWTEWGNLVDVPVEKTAA, from the coding sequence ATGAGCTACGCAAACGATGTACTTGTAAGCACAGAATGGGTCGCCGAGCACCTCGGTGACGACTCGATCCGGATCGTCGAGGTGGACGAAAACCCGGCGCTCTACGCCGAGGCGCACATCCCCGGTGCAATCGGCTTCGACTGGAAGACCGATCTCCAGGATCAGGTCAAGCGCGACTTCCTCGGGGCCGAGGACTTCGGACGTCTGTTCGGTGAGAAGGGGATCTCGAACGACCACACGGTCGTTCTGTACGGCGACCGCAACAACTGGTTTGCCGCCTACACCTACTGGTACCTCCGCTACTACGGCCACGACAACGTGAAGCTGGTCAACGGCCCGCGCGAGAAGTGGATCGCCGAAGGGCGCGAGACCACGACCGAGGTCCCGAACTATCCGGCGACCACCCTTACCGCCCGGGAGGGCGATGCCTCGATCCGCGCCAAGCGCGACGAGGTGCTCGCCTCGCTCGGAAACGGCACCAGCCTGGTCGACGTCCGCAGCCCCCAGGAGTACTCGGGCGAACTGATCGCGATGGCCGGCTACGAGCAGGAAGGCGCCCAGCGCGGCGGGCACATCCCCGGCGCCGCCTCGGTGCCGTGGTCACAGGCGGTTCAGGAGGACGGCACCTTCAAGTCGGCCGAGGAGCTGCGCGAGCTCTACGGCGGCAAGGGCGTGACCCGCGAAGGCGGCGGCCCGATCATCGCCTACTGCCGGATCGGCGAGCGGTCCGCCCACACCTGGTTCGTGCTGAGTGAACTGCTCGGCGAGAGCGACGTGAAGAACTACGACGGCTCCTGGACCGAGTGGGGCAACCTGGTCGACGTACCGGTGGAGAAGACCGCCGCCTGA
- a CDS encoding aminotransferase class IV, whose product MVWTGSLISVDGRVSPPGEAMLPLPDDGVFRGDGVFEVIRIYRGRPFALVPHLDRMERSAAAIELRLDRPRLETEAGELLSRFGQADCLLRLVATRAGHRIGSIEPLPEHTPSIVLASVTASPTGILNGVKSLSYALNMQATRMARATGAAEALLVRPDGVVLEAPTSTLFWVTPDGRLRTTELEAGVLDSVTRRKLIDRLEVEQGEFMLEDLFEASEAFLASTTREVQPVAAIDGHRFDLDRTPVTAAARAAFALALADDGIA is encoded by the coding sequence ATGGTCTGGACCGGGTCCCTGATCAGCGTCGACGGCAGGGTTTCACCGCCGGGCGAGGCGATGCTGCCGCTTCCGGATGACGGGGTCTTCCGTGGCGACGGGGTGTTCGAGGTGATTCGCATCTACCGGGGCAGGCCGTTTGCCCTGGTTCCTCACCTCGACCGGATGGAACGCTCGGCCGCGGCGATCGAACTGCGCCTGGACCGACCTCGTCTCGAGACGGAAGCCGGGGAACTGCTCTCCAGATTCGGTCAGGCCGACTGCCTGCTCCGTCTGGTCGCAACCCGGGCCGGACACCGGATCGGATCGATCGAACCGTTGCCGGAGCACACTCCATCGATCGTCCTGGCCAGCGTGACCGCGTCGCCAACCGGGATCCTGAACGGCGTCAAGTCCCTCTCCTACGCTCTCAACATGCAGGCGACCCGAATGGCCCGCGCCACCGGAGCGGCCGAAGCCCTGCTGGTCCGGCCGGACGGAGTGGTTCTCGAGGCCCCGACTTCCACCCTGTTCTGGGTGACACCGGACGGTCGGCTCCGGACCACGGAACTCGAAGCGGGCGTGCTCGACTCGGTTACCCGCCGCAAGCTGATCGACCGGCTGGAGGTCGAGCAGGGGGAGTTCATGCTGGAGGATCTGTTCGAAGCCTCCGAGGCCTTCCTCGCCTCAACCACCCGTGAGGTGCAGCCGGTCGCCGCGATCGACGGCCACCGCTTCGACCTCGACCGGACCCCGGTCACCGCCGCCGCCCGGGCTGCCTTCGCCCTGGCCCTGGCGGACGACGGGATCGCCTAG
- the trxB gene encoding thioredoxin-disulfide reductase, whose product MTNDKVENLIIIGGGPAGYTAALYAARAELEPLVFEGFQWGGQLQNTTEVENYPGFPAGVMGPEMMSQFREQAERFGTRFVTDDVERVEFSDGGIQKVFVGDDEYRAKAVILAMGAEPRRLGIPGELDLMGRGVSTCGVCDGAFFKDKSTMVIGGGDSAMEDAIFVSKFASDLDLVHRRPEFRASKIMQERAEERENIELKTPYVPEEFLAGEDGALARVRLKRVDTGESEDVPVDGAFIAIGHIPLSQIVKDQIDTDDEGYVITEGDSTRTNLAGIFAVGDLVDHTYRQAVTAAGSGCKGALDAEWYLRDSDL is encoded by the coding sequence ATGACGAATGACAAGGTCGAAAACCTGATCATCATCGGTGGCGGGCCAGCCGGCTACACCGCGGCTCTGTATGCCGCCCGGGCCGAACTCGAGCCGTTGGTGTTCGAAGGCTTTCAGTGGGGTGGCCAGCTTCAGAACACGACCGAGGTCGAGAACTATCCCGGCTTCCCCGCGGGAGTCATGGGTCCCGAGATGATGAGCCAGTTCCGTGAGCAGGCGGAGCGGTTCGGCACCCGGTTCGTGACCGACGATGTGGAACGGGTGGAGTTCTCGGACGGCGGGATCCAGAAGGTTTTCGTCGGTGATGACGAGTACCGGGCGAAAGCAGTGATCCTGGCGATGGGCGCGGAGCCCCGCCGACTCGGAATCCCGGGAGAGCTGGACCTGATGGGGCGCGGTGTGTCGACCTGCGGGGTCTGTGACGGTGCCTTCTTCAAGGACAAGTCGACCATGGTGATCGGTGGTGGTGATTCGGCGATGGAGGACGCGATCTTCGTCTCCAAGTTCGCCAGCGATCTCGACCTGGTTCACCGTCGGCCCGAGTTCCGGGCGTCGAAAATCATGCAGGAGCGGGCCGAGGAGCGGGAGAACATCGAGCTCAAGACCCCGTACGTCCCGGAGGAGTTTCTCGCCGGGGAGGACGGTGCCCTGGCCAGGGTGAGGCTCAAGCGGGTCGACACCGGCGAGAGCGAGGATGTTCCGGTGGACGGTGCCTTCATCGCGATCGGCCACATTCCGCTCTCGCAGATAGTCAAGGACCAGATCGATACCGATGACGAGGGTTACGTGATCACCGAGGGCGACTCGACCCGGACCAACCTCGCCGGCATCTTCGCGGTCGGTGATCTGGTCGACCACACCTACCGCCAGGCGGTGACCGCCGCCGGATCCGGCTGCAAGGGTGCCCTTGACGCCGAGTGGTACCTGCGAGATTCCGATCTCTAG
- a CDS encoding flippase-like domain-containing protein — MDETDRPDAAGSEVEESDGLPVISTRAAIRTAVVIVILVVGIYFLLPRLAGFGDAIGMLGSANPVYVAVAFGFAVLSFATYIALFRAVVGGEAFPITWAEAYEINMAGFAATLLFSAGGAGGVVLTWWALRQGGMERRDVGTRMIAFIVLHYLFYPLAIVVFGILLRTGVLHGGTLVSLTVVPAAIAGVVMILGLALALVPADIERRIRYLADRLPWAGFLARLAPVPAMIADGVRAALRLVAHPSRAGLAVVGAIGFWAANIGILWASFKCFGIAVPFGVVVMGFFLGMVANLIPFVPAGVGAVDAGMIGVFVLFGFPEAEVFAAILIYRLMAFWLPIPPGVAAFFQLRKRVRFWKSDGLPVDRAPRPGGGFIEIGS, encoded by the coding sequence ATGGATGAGACCGACCGGCCGGATGCGGCTGGATCGGAGGTGGAGGAGTCCGACGGGCTCCCGGTGATCAGTACCCGGGCGGCGATCCGCACCGCGGTGGTGATTGTGATCCTGGTGGTCGGGATCTACTTCCTGCTGCCGCGCCTGGCCGGTTTCGGTGACGCGATCGGGATGCTGGGAAGTGCCAACCCGGTCTACGTGGCCGTGGCTTTCGGGTTTGCGGTGCTGTCATTCGCCACCTACATCGCGCTTTTCCGGGCGGTGGTCGGTGGTGAAGCCTTCCCGATCACCTGGGCCGAGGCCTACGAGATCAATATGGCCGGTTTTGCCGCCACCCTGCTTTTTTCGGCCGGTGGGGCCGGCGGGGTGGTGCTGACCTGGTGGGCGCTTCGCCAGGGAGGGATGGAACGGCGGGACGTCGGCACCCGGATGATCGCCTTCATCGTCCTCCACTATCTCTTCTACCCGCTGGCGATCGTGGTTTTCGGGATCCTGCTTCGGACCGGGGTGCTGCACGGTGGGACGTTGGTCTCGCTGACCGTGGTCCCGGCAGCGATCGCCGGGGTGGTGATGATCCTCGGACTCGCCCTTGCCCTGGTGCCGGCCGACATCGAACGCCGGATCAGGTATCTCGCCGATCGTCTGCCATGGGCCGGGTTCCTGGCCCGTCTGGCTCCGGTGCCGGCGATGATCGCCGATGGGGTGCGGGCGGCGCTCCGTCTGGTGGCGCATCCGAGTCGGGCCGGTCTTGCGGTGGTCGGAGCGATCGGATTCTGGGCGGCCAACATCGGCATCCTCTGGGCCTCGTTCAAGTGTTTCGGGATCGCGGTTCCGTTCGGGGTGGTGGTCATGGGTTTCTTCCTCGGCATGGTCGCCAACCTGATCCCCTTCGTTCCGGCCGGGGTAGGCGCCGTCGACGCGGGGATGATCGGTGTGTTCGTGCTCTTCGGCTTCCCCGAGGCGGAGGTGTTCGCTGCGATCCTGATCTATCGCCTGATGGCCTTCTGGCTGCCGATCCCGCCCGGGGTCGCCGCCTTCTTCCAGCTGCGCAAGCGGGTCAGGTTCTGGAAGAGTGATGGCCTGCCGGTGGATCGCGCACCCCGACCCGGCGGTGGATTCATCGAGATCGGCTCATGA
- a CDS encoding phosphatase PAP2 family protein, protein MRLPRNFRPRAPGRRGMIRGGAFVALAAAVVVPHVRRQLRIPAAVTVASTVAAPAAIAVLWPRSRGRDVALFAGQMWAFAVSHELPYDDPDRLRERLKIEYPVRIDRKIGRGRLPNVRLQRALHDGPFGQVLTRFSAWTHWFWFAQPYLVLIWILIRHNDRFPQSARQMAAVFDIGCAAYFLVPTAPPWWASENGYTEEEVRRVMIEFGERIWGPVWTRAFGLLASNPWAAMPSLHFATALMAAILLSDAGGRTEKVLGWGYAGSLGFALVYLGEHYVTDLLAGAAVVGAVRTGEPLVRPVVKRVNARLQRLEAIAGGA, encoded by the coding sequence ATGAGACTGCCCAGGAATTTCCGGCCCCGCGCGCCCGGCCGTCGCGGCATGATCCGGGGCGGCGCCTTCGTGGCGCTGGCCGCGGCGGTCGTGGTTCCTCACGTCCGCCGTCAACTCCGCATCCCGGCAGCGGTCACGGTCGCCTCGACGGTGGCGGCCCCGGCCGCGATCGCGGTTCTCTGGCCGCGCAGCCGCGGCAGGGACGTGGCCCTGTTTGCCGGCCAGATGTGGGCCTTCGCGGTCAGTCACGAGCTGCCGTACGACGATCCGGATCGCCTGCGCGAGCGGCTGAAAATCGAGTATCCGGTGCGGATCGACCGAAAGATCGGACGGGGCCGACTGCCCAACGTGCGACTGCAGCGGGCCCTTCACGACGGTCCCTTCGGTCAGGTCCTGACGCGCTTCTCGGCCTGGACCCACTGGTTCTGGTTCGCCCAGCCGTACCTCGTCCTGATCTGGATCCTGATTCGTCACAACGATCGTTTCCCCCAGTCCGCCCGTCAGATGGCAGCGGTGTTCGACATCGGCTGTGCGGCCTACTTCCTGGTCCCGACCGCCCCCCCGTGGTGGGCATCCGAGAACGGATATACGGAGGAGGAGGTCAGACGGGTGATGATCGAGTTCGGTGAGCGGATCTGGGGCCCGGTCTGGACCCGGGCGTTCGGGCTGCTCGCCTCGAACCCCTGGGCCGCGATGCCGTCGCTTCACTTCGCGACCGCCCTGATGGCGGCGATCCTGCTCAGCGACGCCGGCGGGCGAACCGAGAAGGTGCTGGGCTGGGGCTATGCCGGATCACTCGGGTTCGCGCTGGTCTATCTCGGTGAGCACTACGTGACCGACCTGCTGGCCGGAGCAGCGGTGGTGGGCGCAGTGAGGACGGGCGAGCCCCTGGTCCGGCCGGTGGTCAAACGGGTCAACGCCCGACTCCAGCGCCTCGAGGCGATCGCCGGTGGCGCCTGA